In Arachis duranensis cultivar V14167 unplaced genomic scaffold, aradu.V14167.gnm2.J7QH unplaced_Scaffold_13647, whole genome shotgun sequence, a genomic segment contains:
- the LOC127743802 gene encoding ATP synthase subunit alpha, mitochondrial: protein MIDGIFIMEFSVRAAELTTLLESRITNFYTNFQVDEIGRVVSVGDGIARVYGLKEIQAGEMVEFASGVKGIALNLENENVGIVVFGSDTAIKEGDLVKRTGSIVDVPAGKAMLGRVVDALGVPIDGRGALSDHERRRVEVKAPGIIERKSVHEPMQTGLKAVDSLVPIGRGQRELIIGDRQTGKTAIAIDTILNQKQMNSRATSESETLYCVYVAIGQKRSTVAQLVQILSEANAIEYSILVAATASDPAPLQFLAPYSGCAMGEYFRDNGMHALIIYDDLSKQAVAYRQMSLLLRRPPGREAFPGDVFYLHSRLLERAAKRSDQTGAGSLTALPVIETQAGDVSAYIPTNVISITDGQICLETELFYRGIRPAINVGLSVSRVGSAAQLKAMKQVCGSLKLELAQYREVAAFAQFGSDLDAATQALLNRGARLTEVLKQPQYAPLPIEKQILVIYAAVNGFCDRMPLDKISQYERAILSTIKQDLLQSLKGGLTNERKIEPDSFLKEQTKNLT, encoded by the coding sequence ATGATTGATGGAATTTTCATTATGGAATTCTCTGTAAGAGCTGCGGAACTAACTACTCTATTAGAAAGTAGAATTACCAACTTTTACACTAATTTTCAAGTGGATGAGATCGGTCGAGTGGTCTCAGTTGGAGATGGGATTGCACGCGTTTATGGATTGAAGGAGATTCAAGCTGGGGAAATGGTTGAATTTGCCAGCGGTGTGAAAGGAATAGCGTTGAATCTTGAGAATGAGAATGTCGGAATTGTTGTCTTTGGTAGTGATACCGCTATAAAAGAAGGAGATCTTGTCAAACGCACTGGATCCATTGTGGATGTTCCTGCGGGAAAGGCTATGCTAGGGCGTGTGGTCGACGCCTTGGGAGTCCCCATTGATGGAAGAGGGGCTCTAAGCGATCACGAGCGAAGACGTGTCGAAGTGAAAGCACCTGGGATTATTGAACGTAAATCTGTGCACGAGCCTATGCAAACAGGGTTAAAAGCGGTAGATAGCCTGGTTCCTATAGGCCGTGGTCAACGAGAACTGATAATCGGGGACCGACAAACTGGAAAAACAGCTATTGCTATCGATACCATATTAAACCAAAAGCAAATGAACTCAAGGGCCACCTCTGAGAGTGAGACATTGTATTGTGTCTATGTAGCGATTGGGCAGAAACGCTCAACTGTGGCACAATTAGTTCAAATTCTTTCAGAAGCGAATGCTATAGAATATTCCATTCTTGTAGCAGCCACCGCTTCGGATCCGGCACCTCTGCAATTTCTGGCCCCATATTCTGGGTGTGCCATGGGGGAATATTTCCGCGATAATGGAATGCACGCATTAATAATCTATGATGATCTTAGTAAACAGGCCGTGGCATATCGACAAATGTCATTATTGTTACGCCGACCACCAGGCCGTGAGGCTTTCCCAGGCGATGTTTTCTATTTACATTCCCGTCTCTTAGAAAGAGCCGCTAAACGATCGGACCAGACAGGCGCAGGTAGCTTGACCGCCTTACCCGTCATTGAAACACAAGCTGGAGACGTATCGGCCTATATTCCCACCAATGTGATCTCCATTACTGATGGACAAATCTGTTTGGAAACAGAGCTCTTTTATCGCGGAATTAGACCTGCTATTAACGTCGGCTTATCTGTCAGTCGCGTCGGGTCTGCCGCTCAGTTGAAAGCTATGAAACAAGTCTGCGGTAGTTTAAAACTGGAATTGGCACAATATCGCGAAGTGGCCGCCTTTGCTCAATTTGGCTCAGACCTTGATGCTGCGACTCAGGCATTACTCAATAGAGGTGCAAGGCTGACAGAAGTACTAAAACAACCACAATATGCACCACTTCctattgaaaaacaaattttagtCATTTATGCAGCTGTCAATGGATTCTGTGATCGAATGCCATTAGACAAAATTTCTCAATATGAGAGAGCCATTCTAAGCACTATAAAACAAGATTTACTACAATCACTAAAAGGGGGACTCACTAACGAAAGAAAGATAGAACCAGATTCATTCTTAAAAGAACAAACGAAAAACCTAACATGA